CGCCTGGCCGGGGCGGCTGGCGGGGGCGGATGTGCTCGGGGCGGCTGCCGCCGCGGCGGCTGGCCGGGGCGGCTGGCCGGGGCGGCTGGCCGGGGCGGCTGGCCGGGGCGGCTGGCCGGGGCGGCTGGCCGGGGCGGCTGGCCGGGGCGGCTGGCCGGGGCGGCTGGCCGGGGCGGCTGGCCGGGGCGGCTGGCCGGGGCGGCTGGCCGGGGCGGCTGGCCGGGGCGGCTGGCCGGGGCGGCTGGCCGGGGCGGATGGCCGGGGCGGGCGGATGCGCTCGACGCTGCCGGCCGGGACGGCTGCGTCCAAGGCTGCCGGCCGGGACGGCTGCGTCCAAGGCTGCCGGCCGGGACGGCTGCGCTCGGGGCTGGCGGCAGCGGCAGGCGGCAGCAGGCCGGCGGCAGGCGGCGGCAGGCGGCGGCAGGCGGCGGCAGGCGGCGGCAGGCGGCGGCAGGCGGCGGCAGGCGGCGGCAGGCCGGCGGCAGGCGGTTGGGAAGGCGGCAGGCGGTTGGGAAGGCGGCAGGCCGCCGACCCGGTGGGTCGACGGCCTGACGGTGGTGCGTCGTGGAGGTCAGCGCTCGGCGAAGGGGACGTAGTCCCGCTCGGCGGAACCGACGTAGATCTGCCGCGGACGGCCGATCTTGGTCTCCGGGTCGTTGATCATCTCGCGCCACTGGGCGATCCAGCCGGGGAGCCGGCCGAGGGCGAAGAGCACGGTGAACATCTTCGTCGGGAAGCCCATGGCCTTGTAGATCAGGCCGGTGTAGAAGTCCACGTTCGGGTAGAGCCGGCGGGAGACGAAGAAGTCGTCGGCGAGCGCGATCTCCTCCAGCTCCATGGCGATGTCCAGCAGCGGGTCCGGCTTGGCCATCCGGCCCAGCACGTCCTGCGCGGCCTTCTTGACGATCGCCGCCCGCGGGTCGTAGTTCTTGTAGACCCGGTGGCCGAAGCCCATCAGCTTGACGCCGTCCTCCTTGTCCTTGACCTTGCGGACGAAGGACCGGACGTCGTCATCGCCGGCGTGGATCTGCTGGAGCATCTCCAGCACGGCCTGGTTGGCGCCGCCGTGCAGCGGGCCGAACAGCGCGTTCACGCCGGCGGAGACCGAGGCGAACAGGTTGGCGTTGCTGGAGCCGACCAGCCGGACGGTCGAGGTGGAGCAGTTCTGCTCGTGGTCGGCGTGCAGGACGAAGAGCATGTCCAGCACCTTCGACATCACCGGGTCGACCTCGTACGGCTCGGCCGGCACGCCGAAGGTCATCCGCAGCAGGTTGTCGACGTACCCCAGCGAGTTGTCCGGGTACAGCAGCGGCTGCCCGATGGACTTCTTGTAGGCGTACGAGGCGATGGTGGGCACCTTCGCCATCAGCCGGACAGTGGAGATCTCCACGTGCTCGGAGTCGAACGGGTCCAGGCTGTCCTGGTAGAAGGTCGAGAGGGCGCTCACGGCCGAGGAGAGCACGGCCATCGGGTGGGCGTCCCGGGGGAAGCCGTCGAAGAAGCGGCGCATCTCCTCGTGCAGCAGCGAGTGCCGCCGAATCCACTCGGTGAACTCGGCCAGCTGCTGCTCGGTCGGCAGCTCACCGTAGATGAGCAGGTAGGAGACCTCCAGGAAGGAGGACTTCTCGGCCAGCTGCTCGATCGGGTATCCCCGGTAACGCAGGATCCCCGCGTCGCCGTCGATGTAGGTGATCGCGGATGAGGCCGCCGCGGTGTTCACGAAACCGGGGTCGTACGTGGTCATTCCGGTTTCTTTCAGCAGCTTGCTAACCCCGACACCGGCGGGGCCCTCGACCGCGGGATGCACCGGCATCGACAGCTGCCCACCGGGGTGATCGAGCTTGACTTCCGTCATGTGGTTCCTCGCTTCGCCGGCAGATCTACGTTGAATTGCCTTCGCTTCTACCGTAATTGCGGCTTGGGGGACACTGCCCGCCGTGGTTCGCCGGTGAGGTATGCGTCACCCGATTCCCGACCGGGCAGCCGGGAAACCCTCCGTCCCGCCGTGCGGGACCTGGCGGAGCAGCTTCACGACAGGGCAAGGCGTCGGAGCGTACCGTCCGTCGCGATCTGGTAGACGTCGAGCTGGTTGGTGCCGGCCCGGAACAACTGGTCGTCGGTGAGCAGCGCGGCGAATCGGCGTCCGCCGGGATCGGTCGGCACCACCGGTACGACCGCGCCGATCCGGCCGTTGACGGCCACCGCCAGCAGGGTGCCGTCCGGGATCCGGTCCGGCACGTCCCCCCAGACCAGCGCCGGGAGGGTGCCGGTGTCCGGGTCCGTGGCCCGGAACGCGGCGAGGTCGGCCACGGTGGCGCTGCCGCCGGCCGGGCCGGCGTGGACCTCGGTGCCCACCAGCGGGTGCGGCGCCGGCAGCGGCGGCGGGGCGGGCACCCCGCCGGGGAAGGTGACCGGTTCG
The nucleotide sequence above comes from Micromonospora sp. NBC_00389. Encoded proteins:
- a CDS encoding citrate synthase, whose translation is MTEVKLDHPGGQLSMPVHPAVEGPAGVGVSKLLKETGMTTYDPGFVNTAAASSAITYIDGDAGILRYRGYPIEQLAEKSSFLEVSYLLIYGELPTEQQLAEFTEWIRRHSLLHEEMRRFFDGFPRDAHPMAVLSSAVSALSTFYQDSLDPFDSEHVEISTVRLMAKVPTIASYAYKKSIGQPLLYPDNSLGYVDNLLRMTFGVPAEPYEVDPVMSKVLDMLFVLHADHEQNCSTSTVRLVGSSNANLFASVSAGVNALFGPLHGGANQAVLEMLQQIHAGDDDVRSFVRKVKDKEDGVKLMGFGHRVYKNYDPRAAIVKKAAQDVLGRMAKPDPLLDIAMELEEIALADDFFVSRRLYPNVDFYTGLIYKAMGFPTKMFTVLFALGRLPGWIAQWREMINDPETKIGRPRQIYVGSAERDYVPFAER